Proteins encoded together in one Camelina sativa cultivar DH55 chromosome 9, Cs, whole genome shotgun sequence window:
- the LOC104715395 gene encoding uncharacterized protein LOC104715395 — protein MISAITLTGDNYNEWASEMLNALRAKKKTGFIDGSLRRPGADSSDLETWTSVNSMVIGWLRTSISPRVCSTVLFHTSARDLWETLQKRFSVGNKVRVNHLRSQIALCRQEGQSVIDYYWKLVTLWDDLYTYKPLPVCSCGVYANIATEREEEKVNQFVMGLDESKLANVIHSIVDAGPSPSLDQAYSRVIREEHRRLAAKTREQQQDAVGFAARRDVGSGLLTGDQCVESSVCDRHLLCSHCGRTGHEKSFCWQLVGYSEWFTEHNARNSGRGSGTGRGRGRGVGRGRGQAVSAYTTSPNVSISDFSLEQWKALSLVALEKMKSNPDKLSGKIPGDVIIDTGASHHMTGNISLLTDLVDTPSFSVGFADGSITFSKRKGILHLTDNVFLLDVLYIPKLNCSLISVSQILKQMKNCFALFTDTLCILQDRFTRTLIGAGKERDGVYYLTDVATANVTRAAASVDQTLWHRWLGHPAFSVLSSLPILSSVLQSASSSPCDVCFRAKQTRDVFL, from the coding sequence ATGATCTCTGCGATTACTTTAACCGGAGACAACTACAATGAATGGGCCTCCGAGATGCTCAATGCTCTTCGTGCAAAGAAGAAGACTGGCTTTATTGATGGTTCCTTGAGGAGACCAGGGGCTGATAGCTCCGACTTGGAAACATGGACTTCTGTGAACTCCATGGTTATTGGTTGGTTGCGTACATCGATCTCACCTCGTGTGTGTTCTACCGTTTTGTTTCATACCAGTGCTCGAGATCTTTGGGAGACCTTGCAGAAACGATTCTCAGTTGGGAATAAAGTTCGGGTGAATCACCTTCGTTCTCAGATTGCTCTTTGTCGACAAGAGGGTCAGTCTGTTATTGATTATTACTGGAAGCTTGTAACTTTATGGGATGATTTGTATACTTACAAGCCTCTACCCGTGTGTTCTTGTGGTGTTTATGCAAATATTGccacagagagagaagaagaaaaggtgaatCAATTTGTCATGGGTCTTGATGAATCCAAGCTTGCGAATGTGATACATTCGATTGTTGATGCGGGTCCTTCCCCATCCTTGGATCAAGCTTACTCGCGTGTTATACGTGAAGAACATAGACGTTTGGCGGCTAAGACTCGGGAACAGCAGCAGGATGCCGTTGGGTTCGCTGCTCGTCGTGATGTTGGTTCTGGTTTGCTTACTGGTGACCAGTGTGTGGAGTCCTCTGTTTGCGATCGTCACTTGCTCTGTTCTCATTGTGGTCGGACCGGCCATGAGAAGTCGTTTTGCTGGCAATTGGTAGGATATTCTGAGTGGTTTACGGAACACAATGCTCGGAACAGTGGTCGAGGATCTGGtactggtcgaggtcgtggtaGAGGAgttggtcgtggtcgtggtcaagCTGTCTCTGCTTACACAACAAGTCCCAACGTTTCCATCTCCGATTTTTCTCTTGAACAATGGAAAGCTCTTTCCTTGGTTGCTCttgaaaaaatgaaaagcaaTCCAGATAAACTTTCTGGTAAGATTCCTGGAGATGTTATTATTGATACCGGTGCTTCCCACCACATGACGGGAAATATTTCTCTTCTTACTGATTTGGTTGATACACCATCCTTCTCGGTTGGGTTTGCTGATGGTAGTATTACGTTTTCAAAGCGTAAAGGCATTCTTCATCTTACAGATAATGTATTTTTGCTAGATGTTCTTTACATTCCAAAATTGAATTGTTCCTTGATCTCGGTGTCGCAGATTCTTAAACAAATGAAGAATTGTTTTGCACTGTTTACCGACACTCTTTGTATTTTACAAGACCGTTTCACGAGGACTCTGATTGGAGCCGGGAAAGAGCGTGATGGGGTCTACTATTTAACGGATGTGGCAACGGCTAATGTAACTCGTGCGGCAGCTTCAGTTGATCAAACTTTGTGGCATAGGTGGTTGGGACATCCTGCGTTTTCTGTACTTTCTtctttacccattttgtctagTGTTTTGCAATCTGCTAGTTCTAGTCCTTGTGACGTTTGTTTCCGGGCTAAGCAAACTAGAGATGTTTTTTTAtga